The following proteins come from a genomic window of Miscanthus floridulus cultivar M001 chromosome 2, ASM1932011v1, whole genome shotgun sequence:
- the LOC136521938 gene encoding uncharacterized protein isoform X1: protein MAAMTAYKYQAQAVMRDYLLADPLVPYTSVLIGIVLCKMAYDFTRILSSFYFKGYTSLTKIQRIEWNNRGMSSAHAIFITAVSLYLVMSTDLFSDRVKGPITFRNSIISTSALGVSVGYFIADLAMIFWLYPSLGGMEYVLHHTLSLVAIAYTMLSGEGQFYTYMVLISETTTPEINLRWFLDTAGLKKSNAYLVNGILMFVAWLVARIFLFMYVFYHIYLHYSQIMQMHAFGYYLTFVVPSVLFVMNTMWFMKILKGVMKTLAKWP from the exons ATGGCGGCGATGACTGCTTACAAGTATCAAGCTCAGGCGGTGATGAGGGACTACTTGCTAGCTGATCCACTCGTTCCGTACACCTCTGTGCTCATTGGCATTGTCCTCTGCAAGATG GCTTATGATTTCACTCGAATACTGAGCTCCTTTTATTTCAAGGGCTATACTTCATTGACAAAAATACAGCGCATTGAATGGAACAATAG GGGTATGTCCAGCGCACATGCAATTTTTATCACGGCTGTATCATTATATCTTGTCATGTCGACTGATCTTTTCTCCGACCGCGTCAAGGGACCTATTACATTCCGTAATTCAATAATATCCACTTCTGCATTAGGG GTTTCTGTTGGCTACTTCATCGCTGATCTTGCAATGATCTTCTGGCTGTATCCTTCCCTTGGTGGAATGGAATAT GTCCTCCACCATACTCTTTCCCTGGTTGCGATAGCTTACACAATGTTGTCTGGGGAAGGACAGTTTTACACATACATGGTTCTCATTTCAGAGACAACCACCCCTGAGATAAACTTGAGATG GTTTCTTGACACTGCTGGACTGAAGAAATCAAATGCTTATTTGGTTAATGGAATTCTGATGTTTGTTGCATGGCTG GTGGCAAGGATATTTTTGTTCATGTATGTATTTTACCACATCTATTTGCACTACAGTCAG ATAATGCAGATGCATGCCTTTGGATACTACCTGACATTTGTTGTGCCATCAGTGCTCTTTGTAATGAACACAATGTGGTTCATGAAGATCTTAAAAGGTGTGATGAAAACACTGGCAAAATGGCCATGA
- the LOC136521938 gene encoding uncharacterized protein isoform X2, producing the protein MAAMTAYKYQAQAVMRDYLLADPLVPYTSVLIGIVLCKMAYDFTRILSSFYFKGYTSLTKIQRIEWNNRGMSSAHAIFITAVSLYLVMSTDLFSDRVKGPITFRNSIISTSALGVSVGYFIADLAMIFWLYPSLGGMEYVLHHTLSLVAIAYTMLSGEGQFYTYMVLISETTTPEINLRWFLDTAGLKKSNAYLVNGILMFVAWLVARIFLFMYVFYHIYLHYSQMHAFGYYLTFVVPSVLFVMNTMWFMKILKGVMKTLAKWP; encoded by the exons ATGGCGGCGATGACTGCTTACAAGTATCAAGCTCAGGCGGTGATGAGGGACTACTTGCTAGCTGATCCACTCGTTCCGTACACCTCTGTGCTCATTGGCATTGTCCTCTGCAAGATG GCTTATGATTTCACTCGAATACTGAGCTCCTTTTATTTCAAGGGCTATACTTCATTGACAAAAATACAGCGCATTGAATGGAACAATAG GGGTATGTCCAGCGCACATGCAATTTTTATCACGGCTGTATCATTATATCTTGTCATGTCGACTGATCTTTTCTCCGACCGCGTCAAGGGACCTATTACATTCCGTAATTCAATAATATCCACTTCTGCATTAGGG GTTTCTGTTGGCTACTTCATCGCTGATCTTGCAATGATCTTCTGGCTGTATCCTTCCCTTGGTGGAATGGAATAT GTCCTCCACCATACTCTTTCCCTGGTTGCGATAGCTTACACAATGTTGTCTGGGGAAGGACAGTTTTACACATACATGGTTCTCATTTCAGAGACAACCACCCCTGAGATAAACTTGAGATG GTTTCTTGACACTGCTGGACTGAAGAAATCAAATGCTTATTTGGTTAATGGAATTCTGATGTTTGTTGCATGGCTG GTGGCAAGGATATTTTTGTTCATGTATGTATTTTACCACATCTATTTGCACTACAGTCAG ATGCATGCCTTTGGATACTACCTGACATTTGTTGTGCCATCAGTGCTCTTTGTAATGAACACAATGTGGTTCATGAAGATCTTAAAAGGTGTGATGAAAACACTGGCAAAATGGCCATGA
- the LOC136521951 gene encoding ras-related protein Rab5A, which yields MAANAGSKIRNAKLVLLGDVGAGKSSLVLRFVKGQFVEFQESTIGAAFFSQTLAVNDETVKFEIWDTAGQERYHSLAPMYYRGAAAAIVVYDITNPASFTRAKKWVQELQAQGNPNTIVALAGNKADMLDARQVPAEEAKTYAQENGLFFMETSAKTAINVNDIFYEIAKRLLQGQQAPSPQAGMVLNQRPNERMVSSSSCCS from the exons ATGGCGGCCAACGCCGGGAGCAAGATCCGCAACGCCAAGCTG GTTCTTCTTGGAGATGTGGGCGCTGGCAAATCTAGCTTGGTTCTTCGGTTTGTTAAGGGACAGTTTGTTGAATTCCAG GAATCAACAATTGGAGCAGCTTTCTTTTCCCAGACCTTAGCAGTCAATGATGAGACTGTTAAGTTTGAAATCTGGGATACTGCTGGGCAGGAGAGGTATCATAGCTTGGCCCCCATGTACTATAGgggtgccgccgccgccattgttgTCTATGACATCACAAATCCG GCCTCCTTTACCCGTGCCAAGAAATGGgttcaagaacttcaagctcaag GAAATCCGAATACAATAGTGGCTCTTGCTGGAAACAAGGCTGATATGCTAGATGCGAGGCAGGTGCCAGCAGAG GAAGCAAAGACGTATGCCCAGGAGAATGGGCTCTTCTTCATGGAGACATCTGCTAAAACTGCAATCAATGTGAATGACATTTTTTATGAGATTG CAAAGAGATTGCTTCAAGGGCAACAGGCTCCAAGCCCACAGGCTGGAATGGTTCTGAATCAGAGACCAAACGAGAGGATGGTCAGCTCTTCTTCATGCTGCTCTTGA